One Myxococcus stipitatus DNA segment encodes these proteins:
- a CDS encoding tetratricopeptide repeat protein, producing the protein MHPSNDTERAHLLEALQKQKNALATTRITGTPTQVGQGLVSLAELHGLLEDHAASRQCYEEALALFQEAGNKPGQAQACFGLGVVKANFEDHRGAVELIAQAARLFNETKDRDGEALSRACVGESLRALGQPDAAEEKYQEALILYRQTRNNERIARLLLDIGDIRMEKAEYEPARKRFLEAIPLLEQGEDPEALALGHLLLGESEGLLGNHEAARTHLLRAVELYQELHDHVYEARARWDLSLSCYYTQDLAAARVQLEAVLPLYEEQGRRDEVAKVRNILAHFTARGA; encoded by the coding sequence ATGCACCCGTCCAACGACACCGAACGCGCCCACCTCCTGGAGGCGCTCCAGAAGCAGAAGAACGCGCTGGCCACCACGCGCATCACCGGCACGCCCACCCAGGTGGGCCAGGGGCTGGTCTCGCTCGCGGAGCTGCACGGCCTCCTGGAGGACCACGCCGCCAGCCGCCAGTGCTACGAGGAGGCGCTCGCCCTCTTCCAGGAGGCCGGCAACAAGCCCGGCCAGGCCCAGGCGTGCTTCGGGCTGGGCGTGGTGAAGGCGAACTTCGAGGACCACCGCGGCGCGGTGGAGCTCATCGCCCAGGCGGCCCGGCTCTTCAACGAGACGAAGGACCGCGACGGAGAGGCGCTGTCGCGCGCGTGCGTGGGCGAGTCCCTGCGCGCCCTGGGGCAGCCCGACGCGGCCGAGGAGAAGTACCAGGAGGCGCTCATCCTCTACCGCCAGACGCGCAACAACGAGCGCATCGCGCGGCTGTTGCTCGACATCGGCGACATCCGCATGGAGAAGGCCGAGTACGAGCCGGCCCGCAAGCGCTTCCTGGAGGCCATCCCCCTGCTGGAGCAGGGCGAGGACCCGGAGGCGCTCGCGCTGGGGCACCTGCTGCTGGGCGAGTCCGAGGGCCTGCTCGGCAACCACGAGGCCGCGCGCACGCACCTGCTGCGCGCCGTGGAGCTGTACCAGGAGCTGCACGACCACGTGTACGAGGCGCGCGCCCGGTGGGACCTGAGCCTGTCCTGCTACTACACGCAGGACCTGGCCGCCGCCCGCGTCCAGCTCGAGGCCGTGCTGCCGCTGTACGAGGAGCAGGGCCGCCGGGACGAGGTCGCCAAGGTGCGCAACATCCTGGCCCACTTCACGGCCCGGGGCGCCTGA
- the fabF gene encoding beta-ketoacyl-ACP synthase II: protein MTKRRVVVTGMGLISPCGIGVEESWESLVQGRSGVGPITLFDASRLDSRIAGEVKGFQPEDFIDRREARRMDRFAQFAVVAADMAMADSGLKVTPENAERIAVIIGSGIGGISSLEETYRRALEKGPDRISPFFILQMIINMAPGYVTLRHGIKGPSWSTNSACSTSAHALGEALRGIQRGEFDAAVAGGSEAPISLLGVGGFAAMKALSTRNDAPQAASRPFDADRDGFVLAEGAGMLVLEELEHARARGARILAELVGYGASSDAHHVTQPAPEHEGAQRSMRAALSDAGLRPADIGYINAHGTSTDIGDVLEMEGIGRVFGDSARSVAVSSTKSMTGHMNGAAGAAEAVISVLALTRGVLPPTINLHRQDPRIVLDCVPNTAREQRVDAVMSNSFGFGGTNVSLVFQRLIA, encoded by the coding sequence ATGACGAAGCGACGCGTGGTGGTGACCGGCATGGGACTCATCAGTCCGTGCGGAATCGGCGTGGAGGAGAGCTGGGAGTCGCTCGTCCAGGGCCGCAGTGGCGTGGGCCCCATCACCCTCTTCGACGCGAGCCGGCTCGACTCGCGCATCGCCGGGGAGGTGAAGGGCTTCCAGCCCGAGGACTTCATCGACCGGCGCGAGGCGCGACGCATGGACCGCTTCGCCCAGTTCGCGGTGGTGGCCGCGGACATGGCGATGGCGGACTCCGGGCTGAAGGTCACCCCCGAGAACGCCGAGCGCATCGCGGTCATCATCGGTTCGGGAATCGGCGGCATCTCCAGCCTCGAGGAGACCTACCGCCGCGCGCTGGAGAAGGGACCGGACCGCATCAGCCCGTTCTTCATCCTGCAGATGATCATCAACATGGCGCCGGGCTACGTGACGCTCCGCCACGGCATCAAGGGGCCCTCGTGGTCCACCAACTCCGCCTGCAGCACCAGCGCCCATGCACTGGGCGAGGCGCTGCGCGGCATCCAGCGCGGTGAGTTCGACGCCGCGGTGGCGGGTGGCTCGGAAGCCCCCATCAGCCTGCTGGGCGTCGGCGGCTTCGCGGCCATGAAGGCGCTCTCCACCCGCAACGACGCGCCCCAGGCGGCCAGCCGCCCCTTCGACGCGGACCGCGACGGCTTCGTGCTCGCCGAGGGCGCCGGCATGCTCGTGCTGGAGGAGCTGGAGCACGCGCGGGCCCGCGGCGCCCGCATCCTCGCGGAGCTGGTGGGCTACGGCGCCAGCTCCGACGCCCACCACGTCACCCAGCCCGCGCCGGAGCACGAGGGCGCCCAGCGCAGCATGCGCGCCGCCCTCTCCGACGCGGGCCTCCGCCCCGCGGACATCGGCTACATCAACGCGCACGGCACCTCGACGGACATCGGCGACGTGCTGGAGATGGAGGGCATCGGCCGCGTCTTCGGCGACTCCGCGCGCTCGGTCGCCGTCTCCTCCACCAAGTCGATGACCGGCCACATGAACGGCGCGGCCGGCGCGGCCGAGGCCGTCATCAGCGTGCTCGCCCTCACCCGGGGCGTGCTGCCCCCCACCATCAACCTCCACCGCCAGGACCCCCGCATCGTCCTCGATTGCGTCCCCAACACCGCCCGCGAACAGCGCGTCGACGCCGTCATGAGCAACTCCTTCGGCTTCGGCGGCACCAACGTGTCCCTCGTCTTCCAGCGGCTGATCGCCTGA
- a CDS encoding DUF692 domain-containing protein: MATYAQRHGLRPLGAGIGLRRSFYEELPRTGRSLDWVELIPENFLSLGGRSQRALDACVERWPVLPHGVGLDIGGPDALDVDYVTALAALVKRVEAPFFSDHLCYSRLGGVYLHDLLPLPFSEAVVEHVVPRVREVVARVGRPFLLENPSYYERMPGGTLSEADFLRHVLEEADCGMLLDVNNVYVNARNHGYDARAFVDALPLERVVQIHLAGHTTYPDVIIDTHGDRVCDDVWSLYRYVLERTGPVSTLIEWDQDIPSLDAVLDEADRARDVLAEARAR, from the coding sequence GTGGCGACGTACGCGCAGAGACACGGACTCAGGCCACTGGGCGCGGGAATCGGTCTGCGCAGGAGCTTCTACGAAGAGCTGCCCCGCACCGGTCGCTCGCTCGACTGGGTGGAGCTCATCCCCGAGAACTTCCTGTCCCTGGGAGGCCGCTCCCAGCGCGCGCTGGACGCGTGCGTCGAGCGCTGGCCCGTGCTGCCCCATGGCGTGGGGCTCGACATCGGCGGGCCGGACGCGCTGGACGTGGACTACGTCACCGCGCTGGCCGCGCTCGTGAAGCGGGTGGAGGCGCCGTTCTTCTCGGACCACCTGTGCTACTCGCGGCTGGGCGGCGTGTACCTGCACGACCTCTTGCCGCTGCCCTTCTCCGAGGCCGTGGTGGAGCACGTCGTGCCCCGCGTGCGCGAGGTGGTCGCGCGCGTGGGCCGTCCCTTCCTGCTGGAGAACCCCAGCTACTACGAGCGCATGCCCGGCGGCACGCTGTCCGAAGCCGACTTCCTGCGCCACGTGCTGGAGGAGGCGGACTGCGGGATGCTGCTCGACGTGAACAACGTCTACGTCAACGCGCGCAACCATGGTTACGACGCGCGCGCCTTCGTGGACGCGCTGCCGCTGGAGCGCGTGGTGCAGATCCACCTCGCGGGCCACACGACCTATCCGGACGTCATCATCGACACGCATGGGGACCGCGTCTGCGACGACGTGTGGTCGCTCTACCGTTACGTGCTCGAGCGCACCGGGCCCGTGTCGACGCTCATCGAGTGGGACCAGGACATCCCCTCCCTCGACGCCGTGCTGGACGAGGCCGACCGCGCCCGTGACGTGCTGGCGGAGGCGCGCGCGCGATGA
- a CDS encoding sulfite exporter TauE/SafE family protein, translating to MTVLLLIGVGGLAGTLGAMLGIGGGIVLVPALVLGFGLPLEEAVPASLMCVVANSCAAAAGYVDNHLSDIRLGLTLELATVLGAIAGGLVAALVAPAMVAVVFGLFTLYVALQMMLVRSPRQEPSTLDDYRPTNYPLGLSGSFVAGGLSALLGVGGGPLKVPLMSYGMRVPFKVASATSNLMIGVTGAASVAAYALRGHLKLALVSPLVVGVLAGAWAGSRLMPRVPTSVLKRLFALVLLTVAGQMLWKGGAGLWPNVWK from the coding sequence ATGACGGTTCTCCTCCTCATCGGCGTGGGCGGGCTCGCGGGGACATTGGGCGCGATGCTGGGTATCGGAGGTGGCATCGTCCTGGTGCCCGCGCTGGTGCTGGGCTTCGGACTCCCCCTGGAGGAGGCGGTCCCCGCCAGCCTGATGTGCGTGGTCGCCAACTCGTGCGCGGCGGCGGCGGGCTACGTGGACAACCACCTGAGCGACATCCGCCTGGGGCTGACGCTGGAGCTGGCCACGGTGCTGGGGGCCATCGCCGGTGGGCTGGTCGCCGCGCTCGTCGCGCCGGCCATGGTGGCGGTCGTCTTCGGCCTCTTCACGCTCTACGTGGCGCTGCAGATGATGCTGGTGCGCTCGCCGCGACAGGAGCCGTCGACGCTGGATGACTACCGGCCGACGAACTACCCGCTGGGCCTCTCCGGCTCGTTCGTGGCGGGCGGCCTGTCCGCGCTCCTGGGGGTGGGCGGCGGGCCGCTGAAGGTGCCGCTGATGAGCTACGGCATGCGCGTGCCCTTCAAGGTGGCCAGCGCCACCAGCAACCTGATGATCGGCGTGACGGGCGCGGCGAGCGTGGCCGCCTACGCGCTGCGCGGCCACCTGAAGCTGGCGCTGGTGTCGCCGCTGGTGGTGGGCGTGCTCGCGGGCGCCTGGGCCGGGAGCCGGCTGATGCCGCGAGTGCCCACGTCGGTGCTCAAGCGGCTGTTCGCGTTGGTGCTGCTGACGGTGGCCGGACAGATGTTGTGGAAGGGAGGGGCGGGATTGTGGCCGAACGTATGGAAGTGA
- a CDS encoding DNA-binding domain-containing protein, whose amino-acid sequence MRPTLKHFFDTMGAYLARPGAEGLEQLLAEHPGWDARRSRVALYGDFVRGHVRSALEKLFPLVRGACGPDVWTSLVEGYTSTRPARHHELNHLGEGFAAFLADEVAARGLAAYLPALARFEWTDFAVFASQAPLPERVERLTANPTLVVLEAPFRVCAYVRAKGKGPSPEPGDELALLWRHPEQLVTFYMAATPQALLVLKMAVEGLSAADVSAATGMAQADIADSVARLASDGLVLLPGS is encoded by the coding sequence ATGAGGCCGACGCTGAAGCACTTCTTCGACACCATGGGGGCCTACCTCGCCCGGCCTGGGGCTGAGGGCCTGGAGCAGCTCCTCGCGGAGCATCCCGGCTGGGACGCGCGGCGCTCGCGCGTGGCCCTCTACGGCGACTTCGTCCGGGGCCACGTCCGCTCCGCGCTGGAGAAGCTCTTCCCGTTGGTGCGGGGCGCCTGTGGGCCGGACGTGTGGACCTCGCTCGTGGAGGGGTACACGTCGACGCGGCCCGCGAGGCACCACGAGCTGAACCACCTGGGCGAGGGCTTCGCCGCCTTCCTCGCGGACGAGGTGGCCGCGCGCGGGCTCGCCGCGTACCTGCCCGCGCTCGCGCGCTTCGAGTGGACCGACTTCGCGGTGTTCGCCTCCCAGGCGCCGCTGCCCGAGCGCGTGGAGCGGTTGACGGCGAACCCCACGCTCGTGGTGCTCGAAGCGCCGTTCCGCGTCTGCGCGTACGTGCGCGCCAAGGGGAAGGGCCCGTCACCGGAGCCCGGCGACGAGCTGGCGCTCCTGTGGCGACACCCGGAGCAACTGGTGACGTTCTACATGGCCGCCACGCCCCAGGCCCTGCTCGTGCTGAAGATGGCGGTGGAGGGCCTGTCCGCGGCCGACGTCTCGGCGGCGACGGGGATGGCGCAGGCGGACATCGCCGACTCGGTGGCGAGGCTGGCGAGCGACGGCCTGGTGCTCCTGCCCGGCTCCTGA
- a CDS encoding helix-turn-helix domain-containing protein — MNDNALNANVGLKLRGLRLARNIKQADAAKDLGVSPAYLNLIEKGKRVMPFPLLWKALRYFDQDPEQFMSTLGEGRVDEALAKLLDEPLLKSLDIDPESLQSLSAEPKLAGTVAALFNLYKNTRTQLENVLAQLNVEERTRTQSGAGNGTVPGVRFDYSPFDEVSDFLETHRNYFPELEEQAEALRRDVSMERQLTSGQLVQLLEKRFGYRVLFDPAPSGSSVVRRLDPEEQTLTLSPDLTEQPLKFQIAASIGLLMLDREKLVERILGAGRTRHAETQRLIKVNLANYFAGALMLPYGDFFKEVQRTRYDVELLSSIFGSTYETVAHRLCNLSDPKRPGIPFHFLRSDIAGNISKRYSGTGIRFATGGGSCGKWAVHLAFLNPSQLTRQYSMMPDGTTYFCFAKVQLQPTEGSIVKGTAYSIGLGTHAENAKYLAYGLPTNDLRKDAIPSGISCRFCERTDCNQRAAASYRFAFAFDEYTKKDCFFSPLLGYEQGEKHEKERHHAGPHAAHVIPPEAVNGADRSEKHDSLDKAARRRKGGDA, encoded by the coding sequence ATGAACGACAACGCACTGAACGCCAACGTGGGCTTGAAGCTCCGGGGGCTGCGTCTTGCTCGCAACATCAAGCAGGCGGACGCGGCGAAGGACCTCGGGGTGTCGCCCGCGTATCTGAACCTGATTGAGAAGGGCAAGCGGGTGATGCCCTTCCCGCTGCTGTGGAAGGCGCTGCGGTACTTCGACCAGGACCCCGAGCAGTTCATGTCCACGCTGGGCGAGGGCCGCGTGGACGAGGCGCTCGCCAAGCTGCTGGACGAGCCGCTGCTCAAGAGCCTGGACATCGACCCGGAGTCGCTCCAGTCGCTGTCGGCGGAGCCGAAGCTGGCCGGCACCGTGGCCGCGCTCTTCAACCTCTACAAGAACACGCGCACGCAGCTGGAGAACGTGCTGGCGCAGCTCAACGTCGAGGAGCGCACGCGCACGCAGTCCGGCGCGGGCAACGGCACGGTGCCGGGCGTGCGGTTCGACTATTCGCCCTTCGACGAGGTGAGCGACTTCCTGGAGACGCACCGCAACTACTTCCCGGAGCTGGAGGAGCAGGCGGAGGCGCTGCGCCGGGACGTCAGCATGGAGCGCCAGCTCACCAGCGGTCAGCTCGTCCAGTTGCTGGAGAAGCGCTTCGGCTACCGCGTCCTGTTCGACCCCGCGCCCAGCGGCTCGTCCGTGGTGCGGCGGTTGGATCCGGAGGAGCAGACGCTCACCCTGTCGCCGGACCTCACCGAGCAGCCGCTCAAGTTCCAGATCGCCGCGTCCATCGGCCTGTTGATGCTCGACCGGGAGAAGCTGGTGGAGCGCATCCTCGGCGCGGGCCGCACCCGCCACGCGGAGACGCAGCGGCTCATCAAGGTCAACCTGGCCAACTACTTCGCCGGCGCGCTGATGCTGCCCTACGGGGACTTCTTCAAGGAGGTGCAGCGCACGCGCTACGACGTGGAGCTCTTGTCGAGCATCTTCGGCTCCACGTACGAGACGGTGGCGCATCGGCTGTGCAACCTGTCGGACCCCAAGCGCCCGGGCATCCCCTTCCACTTCCTGCGCTCGGACATCGCCGGCAACATCTCCAAGCGCTACAGCGGCACGGGCATCCGCTTCGCCACCGGCGGCGGCAGCTGCGGCAAATGGGCCGTGCACCTGGCCTTCCTCAACCCGTCGCAGCTGACCCGGCAGTATTCGATGATGCCGGACGGCACGACGTACTTCTGCTTCGCCAAGGTGCAGCTGCAGCCCACCGAGGGCTCCATCGTCAAGGGCACCGCGTACTCCATCGGCCTGGGCACCCACGCGGAGAACGCCAAGTACCTGGCCTACGGCCTGCCCACCAACGACCTGCGCAAGGACGCCATCCCCTCCGGCATCTCCTGCCGCTTCTGCGAACGCACCGACTGCAACCAGCGCGCGGCAGCCAGCTACCGCTTCGCCTTCGCCTTCGACGAGTACACCAAGAAGGACTGCTTCTTCTCCCCGCTGCTGGGCTACGAGCAGGGCGAGAAGCACGAGAAGGAGCGCCATCACGCGGGCCCCCACGCCGCGCACGTGATTCCGCCGGAGGCCGTCAACGGCGCTGACCGGAGCGAGAAGCACGATTCGTTGGACAAGGCGGCCCGGCGCCGCAAGGGTGGCGACGCTTGA
- a CDS encoding RNA polymerase sigma factor has product MGSTEGLADWVRRAASGEASAFSELYRRSRPQVARLVAGFAQLDPDEVEDVVQETFVRAFRALPRLKEVGAYESWLLAIARNRARTRLERKASLRRLEEDIADPDPEQVPPLPPSLQLERDIEVVRQLIAGLPEGDEKRTVHLFYVEGELSAREIAEQLGVGKSAVTMRLERFRGRIKRELLRRVLAGRWE; this is encoded by the coding sequence GTGGGTTCGACGGAGGGATTGGCGGACTGGGTGCGCCGGGCGGCGAGTGGGGAGGCGTCCGCGTTCAGCGAGCTGTACCGGCGGTCTCGCCCCCAGGTGGCGAGGTTGGTGGCGGGGTTTGCCCAGCTCGACCCGGACGAGGTGGAGGACGTCGTCCAGGAGACCTTCGTCCGCGCGTTCCGCGCCCTGCCCCGGCTGAAGGAGGTCGGCGCGTACGAGTCCTGGCTGCTGGCCATCGCCCGGAACCGGGCGCGCACGCGGCTGGAGCGAAAGGCGAGCCTGCGCCGGCTGGAAGAGGACATCGCGGACCCGGACCCGGAACAGGTGCCGCCCCTGCCCCCGTCGCTCCAGTTGGAGCGCGACATCGAGGTGGTGCGCCAGCTCATCGCCGGGCTCCCCGAAGGCGATGAGAAGCGGACCGTGCACCTCTTCTATGTCGAGGGGGAGCTGTCGGCCCGGGAGATCGCCGAGCAGCTCGGGGTGGGCAAGAGCGCGGTGACGATGAGACTCGAGCGCTTCCGCGGCCGTATCAAGAGAGAGTTGCTCCGGCGGGTGCTCGCCGGTCGGTGGGAGTAA
- a CDS encoding caspase family protein: MRRLLPILLAVLTACAGATSRDKGALVPLRLDEDALTTAYTPRRMALLVGISEFDDPQWRGLRYPAKDATDLAATMLDPTRGRFDQVRVLTKPEETTRAAILAALKRLREEAHRPDDVVVVYFSAHGTLARDAKGELRRYLVTRDASYRAIAQTALPMDMLKAEFDALPSRRRLLVLASCHSGNGKSLLPKELEKELSGVKSGFYARPLEESSRASMVFAACDWGETAREDEGLRNDIYTHFLVEGLGGGADRNSDGAVTATEAHDYARRRTFAFTEGRQRPSAEVLEVGADPIVLSGSISRTGRPELFSYNPRLDGFILKVDGEPRTELPGGAAVVPGKRTVELTKGDAVLMRRDVEVAAGERLPLEQLLSEAFPRRSLSLLGGFFTFADARSRAELLPMAPEATLSLRLEDRPLRDFGLLFDVGFSTGRRELRLRPDGDVPFRYTTLTAGVAMPYLWRWERLTLFAGPRVAGLYLGRSFEGDNSVGGQSYFTVSPGVVAGMVLRVGERLELTAQSQLMLTYVVVDGVGQAVGFTGGWAGVGYRF; the protein is encoded by the coding sequence GTGAGGCGCCTCCTTCCCATCCTGCTGGCGGTCCTGACCGCGTGTGCCGGGGCGACGTCCCGGGACAAGGGCGCGCTGGTGCCCCTGCGCCTGGACGAGGACGCGCTGACCACCGCGTACACCCCCCGGCGCATGGCGCTGCTGGTGGGCATCTCCGAGTTCGACGACCCGCAGTGGCGCGGCCTGCGCTACCCGGCCAAGGACGCGACGGACCTGGCCGCGACGATGCTCGACCCGACGCGGGGGCGCTTCGACCAGGTGCGCGTGCTGACGAAGCCGGAGGAGACGACCCGGGCCGCCATCCTCGCGGCGCTCAAGCGGCTGCGCGAGGAGGCCCACCGCCCCGACGACGTGGTCGTCGTCTACTTCTCCGCGCACGGCACCCTGGCGAGGGACGCCAAGGGCGAGCTGCGCCGGTACCTGGTGACGCGCGACGCGTCCTACCGGGCCATCGCCCAGACGGCGCTGCCCATGGACATGCTGAAGGCGGAGTTCGACGCGCTGCCCAGCCGACGCCGGCTGCTGGTGCTCGCCTCCTGCCACAGCGGCAACGGCAAGTCGCTGCTGCCCAAGGAGCTGGAGAAGGAGCTGTCCGGCGTCAAGTCCGGCTTCTACGCGCGGCCGCTGGAGGAGTCCTCGCGCGCGTCCATGGTGTTCGCCGCCTGCGACTGGGGCGAGACGGCCCGCGAGGACGAGGGGCTGCGCAACGACATCTACACGCACTTCCTGGTGGAGGGCCTGGGCGGCGGAGCGGACCGCAACTCGGATGGCGCCGTCACCGCCACGGAGGCCCACGACTACGCGAGGCGCCGCACGTTCGCCTTCACGGAGGGCCGGCAGCGCCCCTCCGCGGAGGTGCTCGAGGTGGGGGCCGACCCCATCGTCCTGTCCGGCAGCATCTCCCGCACGGGGCGGCCGGAGCTGTTCTCGTACAACCCCCGGCTGGACGGGTTCATCCTCAAGGTGGATGGCGAGCCGCGCACGGAGCTGCCGGGTGGCGCGGCGGTGGTGCCCGGCAAGCGCACGGTGGAGCTGACCAAGGGCGACGCGGTGCTGATGCGGCGCGACGTGGAGGTCGCCGCCGGCGAGCGCCTGCCGCTGGAGCAGCTCCTGTCGGAGGCGTTCCCCCGCCGCTCGTTGTCGCTGCTCGGGGGCTTCTTCACCTTCGCGGACGCGCGCAGCCGCGCCGAGCTGCTCCCCATGGCGCCGGAGGCGACGCTCTCCCTGCGCCTGGAGGACCGTCCACTGCGCGACTTCGGGCTGCTGTTCGACGTGGGCTTCAGCACGGGCCGCCGCGAGCTGCGTCTGCGGCCGGACGGTGACGTCCCCTTCCGCTACACCACCCTGACGGCCGGGGTGGCCATGCCCTACCTCTGGAGATGGGAGCGGCTGACGTTGTTCGCCGGCCCGCGTGTGGCCGGCCTGTACCTGGGGCGGTCCTTTGAGGGAGACAACAGCGTCGGTGGCCAGAGTTACTTCACGGTCAGCCCCGGCGTGGTGGCGGGAATGGTGCTGCGGGTGGGAGAGCGCTTGGAGCTGACGGCCCAGTCACAGCTCATGCTCACCTACGTCGTGGTGGATGGCGTGGGACAGGCCGTGGGTTTCACCGGTGGCTGGGCCGGTGTGGGATACCGCTTCTGA
- a CDS encoding TetR/AcrR family transcriptional regulator encodes MRYAPEHKQATRERILSAAESLFRKEGFAGASVERVMRAAGLTVGGFYAHFASKDTLLAESVRAFFQRQQARWLGGLEELRGAEFLSHFVRRYLNHHIRDNMETGCIMPSVLSDLTRGTPESREALVEGLEALAGAIGERVPGEGVTERKRALATVALLFGAMTLARATRPLPLSDEVLEAARDFLLAGRAPEGGKKR; translated from the coding sequence ATGCGGTACGCACCCGAGCACAAGCAGGCCACGCGCGAGCGAATCCTCTCCGCGGCGGAGTCCCTCTTCCGCAAGGAGGGCTTCGCTGGCGCGAGCGTGGAGCGCGTCATGCGCGCGGCGGGGCTGACGGTGGGGGGCTTCTATGCCCACTTCGCCTCGAAGGACACGTTGCTCGCGGAGTCCGTGCGCGCGTTCTTCCAGCGCCAGCAGGCGCGGTGGCTCGGTGGGTTGGAGGAGCTCCGGGGCGCGGAGTTCCTGAGCCACTTCGTGCGCCGGTATCTGAATCACCACATCCGCGACAACATGGAGACGGGCTGCATCATGCCGTCGGTGCTCTCCGACCTGACGCGGGGAACGCCGGAGTCGCGTGAGGCGCTCGTCGAGGGGCTGGAGGCGCTCGCCGGGGCGATTGGCGAGCGCGTGCCGGGCGAAGGTGTCACCGAGCGCAAGCGCGCGCTCGCGACGGTGGCGCTCCTCTTCGGCGCCATGACGCTGGCGAGGGCCACCCGGCCGTTGCCGCTCTCGGATGAGGTCCTCGAAGCGGCCCGCGATTTCCTGCTCGCGGGGCGAGCACCGGAGGGTGGGAAGAAGCGCTGA
- a CDS encoding PaaI family thioesterase: protein MSEGQGAARTRTVTWRDPREGVAAAKTMTGLEYLRAIVRGEVPGAPIAELMGFRPVEVSEGRAVFEVEPAEYHYNPIGTVHGGLAATLLDSALGCAVHSTLPVGAGYTTLELHVNLVRAIAHDTGTLRCTGEVIHVGGRVATAQAKLTDADGKLYAHGTTTCMLFRPPGAGGRE, encoded by the coding sequence ATGAGTGAAGGACAGGGTGCGGCGCGGACGCGGACGGTGACGTGGAGGGATCCTCGTGAGGGCGTGGCGGCGGCGAAGACGATGACGGGGCTGGAGTACCTGCGAGCCATCGTCCGGGGAGAGGTGCCGGGCGCGCCCATCGCGGAGTTGATGGGTTTCAGGCCAGTGGAGGTGTCCGAGGGGCGCGCGGTGTTCGAGGTGGAGCCGGCGGAGTACCACTACAATCCGATCGGCACGGTGCACGGGGGGCTGGCGGCCACGTTGCTGGACTCGGCCCTGGGGTGCGCGGTGCACTCCACGTTGCCGGTGGGGGCGGGGTACACGACGCTGGAGCTCCATGTGAATCTGGTGCGTGCCATCGCGCATGACACCGGGACGCTGCGGTGCACGGGGGAGGTCATCCACGTGGGTGGGCGCGTGGCGACGGCGCAGGCGAAGCTGACGGACGCGGACGGGAAGCTGTATGCCCACGGCACCACGACGTGCATGTTGTTCCGGCCCCCTGGCGCAGGAGGCCGCGAGTAG
- a CDS encoding carboxypeptidase-like regulatory domain-containing protein: protein MRSTLHIAMSALLLVGLGACGNLENAPLRVGTIQGQLTEFDPAVATVSLVDRPEVSTSVDGLGRFSLEGVPTGPVDLFIIATADKATRVSVKVAGGQRVDVKRVAPRFAGFFDLKVKAPHGERVEGVRVSVQGTPFTELTLDGAGRLRVGPLPDGCYALSFVGEGFPQAQSTACVGEGEKKELKLELEVASEFIDRCSLTGCADGLVCGASGQCVECVEDGQCGEGMRCKGFRCGATGPQCGACNKDGSCAPGAVCTMLPEGDTACVKECTESIDDEDLVASRCEAGFSCEHGRCLPDPTRFLGCRALAQFGAECADDARCRALGLAAGVCVNRRCTVPCAEDLECPGDSRCEDSSVGPICSVRF from the coding sequence ATGCGCTCGACCCTGCACATCGCGATGAGCGCCCTCCTGCTGGTGGGACTGGGTGCGTGCGGCAACCTGGAGAACGCACCCCTGCGCGTCGGGACCATCCAGGGACAGCTGACGGAGTTCGACCCGGCGGTGGCGACGGTGTCGCTGGTGGACCGTCCAGAGGTCTCCACTTCCGTGGACGGGCTGGGCCGCTTCTCGCTGGAGGGCGTTCCGACGGGGCCGGTGGACCTGTTCATCATCGCCACGGCGGACAAGGCGACGCGCGTCTCGGTGAAGGTGGCCGGAGGGCAGCGGGTGGACGTCAAGCGGGTGGCCCCCCGCTTCGCGGGCTTCTTCGACCTGAAGGTGAAGGCGCCCCATGGCGAGCGAGTCGAGGGGGTGCGGGTCTCCGTCCAGGGGACGCCGTTCACCGAGCTGACGCTGGATGGCGCCGGTCGCCTGCGGGTGGGCCCCCTGCCGGATGGCTGCTACGCGCTGTCCTTCGTGGGCGAGGGCTTCCCCCAGGCCCAGTCCACCGCGTGCGTGGGCGAGGGAGAGAAGAAGGAGCTGAAGCTCGAGCTGGAGGTGGCGTCGGAGTTCATCGACCGGTGCTCGCTGACGGGCTGCGCGGACGGGCTGGTGTGTGGCGCCTCGGGCCAGTGCGTCGAGTGTGTCGAGGACGGCCAGTGTGGCGAGGGGATGCGCTGCAAGGGCTTCCGCTGCGGCGCCACCGGCCCCCAATGCGGCGCGTGCAACAAGGACGGCAGCTGCGCCCCGGGCGCCGTCTGCACGATGCTCCCCGAAGGCGACACGGCGTGCGTGAAGGAGTGCACCGAGTCGATCGACGACGAGGACCTGGTCGCCAGCCGCTGCGAGGCGGGCTTCAGCTGCGAGCACGGGCGCTGCCTGCCGGACCCCACGCGCTTCCTGGGGTGCCGGGCCTTGGCGCAGTTCGGCGCGGAGTGCGCGGACGACGCGCGTTGCCGCGCGCTCGGGCTCGCCGCGGGCGTCTGCGTGAACCGGCGGTGCACCGTTCCGTGCGCCGAGGACCTGGAGTGCCCGGGGGACTCGCGCTGCGAGGACTCCTCCGTGGGCCCCATCTGCTCCGTGCGCTTCTGA